A genomic window from Tolypothrix sp. PCC 7910 includes:
- the pstC gene encoding phosphate ABC transporter permease subunit PstC, producing MQNINSQDDSFSRFGDSLEKNASDDILEKIIGVILFACAFVSVLTTFGIVLIIFQETFGFFQEVSFAQFFLDTKWTPLFADKHFGVWPLINGTLLTTAIAMAVAIPLGLSSAIYLSEYAQPKVAAILRPAVELLAGIPTVVYGYFALLFITPLLRNVFPLELFNALSAGLMMGVMITPTVGSISLDAIKSVPRSLREGAYALGITKLEAIFKVVLPAALSGIIASIILGISRAVGETMTVVIAAGQQPRITVNFAESVETMTAYMAQISGGDSPRGSLNFKTLYAVGALLFLITLALNIISYWVANRFKEKYD from the coding sequence ATGCAAAATATAAATTCGCAAGACGATTCATTTTCCAGGTTTGGTGATTCGCTAGAAAAAAATGCCTCAGATGATATACTAGAAAAGATAATTGGGGTAATTTTATTTGCTTGTGCTTTTGTTTCTGTCTTAACTACTTTTGGAATTGTCTTAATTATCTTTCAAGAAACATTTGGATTTTTTCAAGAGGTTTCTTTCGCTCAATTCTTCTTAGATACGAAGTGGACACCACTATTTGCCGATAAGCATTTTGGCGTTTGGCCTTTGATTAACGGTACATTATTAACAACTGCGATCGCAATGGCGGTGGCTATTCCCCTTGGTTTATCTTCAGCAATCTATTTGAGTGAATATGCTCAACCGAAAGTAGCAGCAATTTTACGCCCAGCGGTTGAACTTTTGGCAGGGATACCAACTGTAGTCTATGGATATTTTGCATTACTATTTATTACGCCATTGCTACGTAATGTATTTCCTTTAGAATTATTCAACGCTTTAAGTGCAGGGTTAATGATGGGAGTTATGATTACTCCTACTGTTGGTTCTATTAGCTTAGATGCGATTAAATCAGTTCCCCGTTCTTTGCGAGAAGGCGCTTACGCTTTAGGTATTACTAAACTAGAAGCAATTTTTAAAGTTGTACTTCCAGCCGCACTTTCAGGAATTATCGCTTCAATTATTCTCGGTATTTCTCGTGCTGTGGGTGAGACGATGACTGTTGTGATTGCTGCGGGACAGCAACCAAGAATCACGGTTAATTTTGCGGAATCAGTAGAAACAATGACAGCCTACATGGCACAAATTTCCGGTGGTGATAGTCCTCGGGGAAGTCTCAATTTTAAGACTTTATATGCAGTAGGGGCGCTTTTGTTTCTCATTACTTTAGCGTTGAACATTATTAGTTACTGGGTTGCTAACCGTTTTAAAGAAAAGTACGATTAA
- a CDS encoding PstS family phosphate ABC transporter substrate-binding protein: MSWRSIFKSSCYLTNFMLIISSITACNGGQELKSQVSIDGAAVGFPISLAVAEEYGKVKPQAQVSVASSGTGGGISKFCNGDIDIVGASRTIRDEEIKKCSSKKIEFVELPIALDGIAVIANRQNNFAQCLTIKELDKIWSAKSDGKILTWNQVNPKFPNQKLKLYAPASDTGTFDYMTQAVTGKAKNGRTDYTPSHNQNLLVQGVSGDATALGYVGISYYIQNQDKLNLVAVESPTGKCEKPVPVDNVIKNTYTPLSRPLFIYVSKKSLDNKPAVKEFVDFYLDNSWKWVDSVGYVALPDEAYVKVKQKFAKSETGTKFKKAKPGEPITNFI, encoded by the coding sequence ATGAGCTGGCGTAGCATATTTAAATCTAGCTGTTATCTCACCAACTTTATGTTGATTATCAGCAGTATTACTGCTTGTAACGGCGGACAAGAATTGAAAAGTCAGGTGAGTATTGATGGTGCTGCTGTGGGTTTTCCAATTTCTTTAGCAGTTGCAGAAGAGTACGGTAAGGTAAAACCTCAAGCACAAGTTAGTGTCGCCTCTAGTGGGACTGGTGGTGGTATCAGTAAGTTTTGTAATGGTGATATTGATATTGTTGGTGCTTCTCGTACCATTAGAGATGAAGAAATCAAAAAATGTAGCAGTAAGAAAATTGAATTTGTAGAGTTACCCATAGCTTTAGATGGAATTGCTGTCATTGCTAACCGTCAAAATAATTTTGCTCAATGTTTAACAATTAAGGAATTAGATAAAATTTGGAGTGCTAAATCAGACGGTAAAATTTTAACTTGGAATCAAGTTAATCCGAAGTTTCCGAATCAAAAACTCAAGTTATATGCTCCAGCTTCGGATACAGGAACATTTGATTATATGACTCAAGCTGTGACTGGTAAAGCTAAAAATGGGCGCACAGATTATACTCCTAGCCACAATCAAAACCTCCTTGTACAAGGGGTATCAGGTGATGCAACAGCCTTGGGTTATGTAGGGATATCTTATTACATTCAAAACCAAGACAAACTAAATTTAGTGGCTGTAGAAAGTCCGACAGGAAAGTGTGAAAAACCCGTTCCGGTAGATAACGTTATTAAAAATACCTACACACCTTTATCTCGTCCTTTATTCATCTACGTCAGTAAAAAATCCTTAGATAATAAACCAGCAGTTAAAGAGTTTGTCGATTTTTATCTAGATAATTCTTGGAAATGGGTAGATAGCGTTGGTTATGTAGCGTTACCAGATGAAGCCTACGTCAAAGTAAAACAAAAGTTTGCTAAAAGTGAGACGGGAACAAAGTTTAAAAAAGCTAAACCTGGGGAGCCAATTACTAACTTTATTTAA
- a CDS encoding sulfate ABC transporter substrate-binding protein, which produces MSKLQHLAQLECLIVDKILPNILRYQHIVARWLKVRNVRSFVSLLLVGAIFSTAIASCSESRFAGQSDVRLKLVSFSVTKAAHDNIIPKFVEKWKKEHNQNVTFEQSYGGSGAQAAAVIAGSQEADIVHLALSLDINKIQQAGLIKAGWENRAPRNGIVSKSVAAIVTREGNPKGINSWQDLAKDGVTLIAANPKTSGIAIWEFLALWGSVTLNGGDETTALDYVSKVYKNTPTLTKDAREASDLFFQQKQGDVLINYENEIALAEQNGSKLPYTVPPVNISIDNPVAIVDKNVDKHGNREVAAAFVDFLYSTEAQREFAKLQYRPVNPTVSQEVVAKYPPINTLFTSQDLGGWDLIQKKFFVDGAIFDKMQSGKKA; this is translated from the coding sequence ATGAGCAAGTTGCAGCATCTAGCGCAATTAGAATGTCTAATTGTGGACAAAATTTTGCCGAATATATTGCGTTACCAACATATAGTTGCAAGATGGTTGAAGGTACGTAATGTTCGTAGTTTTGTGAGTTTGTTGTTAGTAGGGGCTATTTTTAGTACAGCGATCGCATCTTGTTCGGAAAGCAGATTTGCTGGACAATCTGATGTAAGGCTGAAGCTGGTTTCTTTCTCAGTTACTAAAGCTGCTCACGATAATATCATCCCTAAATTTGTCGAAAAGTGGAAAAAAGAACACAACCAAAATGTCACTTTTGAACAAAGTTATGGCGGTTCTGGTGCACAAGCCGCAGCTGTAATTGCAGGTTCACAAGAAGCAGATATAGTACACTTAGCACTGTCTTTAGATATCAATAAAATCCAGCAAGCAGGTTTAATAAAAGCTGGTTGGGAAAACAGAGCGCCGAGGAATGGTATTGTTAGTAAATCTGTAGCGGCGATTGTGACTCGTGAAGGTAATCCCAAGGGTATCAATAGTTGGCAAGATTTAGCGAAAGATGGCGTAACATTGATTGCAGCTAACCCCAAAACTTCTGGTATTGCTATTTGGGAATTTCTCGCTTTGTGGGGTTCGGTAACTCTCAATGGTGGTGATGAAACAACAGCCTTAGATTATGTCAGCAAAGTCTATAAAAATACTCCAACTCTCACTAAAGATGCGCGCGAAGCTAGCGATTTATTTTTCCAACAAAAACAGGGAGATGTTTTAATCAACTACGAAAATGAGATAGCTTTAGCGGAACAGAATGGTTCAAAACTACCTTATACAGTACCCCCTGTCAATATTTCTATCGATAACCCTGTAGCCATAGTTGATAAAAACGTTGATAAACATGGTAACAGAGAAGTTGCTGCTGCATTCGTTGATTTCTTATACTCCACAGAAGCACAGCGGGAATTTGCGAAATTGCAATATCGTCCTGTAAATCCTACCGTTAGCCAAGAAGTAGTCGCTAAATATCCACCCATCAATACTTTATTCACATCTCAAGATTTAGGTGGTTGGGATTTGATTCAGAAGAAATTCTTTGTCGATGGGGCAATTTTTGACAAAATGCAATCTGGAAAGAAAGCTTAA
- a CDS encoding cadmium resistance transporter: MNELITAIPTGITAFVATNLDDLVILTLLFAQANATFRHRHIVIGQYLGFCTLVIASLFGFLGGLILPSHWIGLLGLVPITIGFNRLINTDNDESSDIESGIELSNSSIFSSFLSPQAYSVAAITIANGSDNVGIYMPLFANSAISELLVIIAVFLLLVGVWCYVTYKLTCQSAIATLLTRYGNNFVPFILIGLGVFIILDSAALTPIVLTVACLGLMGLIKIIQTSKLKTQSL; this comes from the coding sequence ATGAACGAACTGATTACAGCTATACCCACCGGAATCACAGCTTTTGTAGCTACGAACTTAGATGATTTAGTCATTCTCACACTGTTATTTGCTCAAGCGAATGCAACTTTCCGCCATCGACATATCGTAATTGGTCAATATCTGGGATTTTGTACTTTGGTGATTGCCAGCCTATTTGGTTTTCTCGGCGGTTTAATATTACCATCTCATTGGATTGGGCTGTTAGGTTTAGTGCCAATTACCATTGGATTTAATCGTTTGATAAATACGGATAATGATGAATCCTCTGATATAGAATCAGGAATAGAATTGTCTAATTCTTCTATCTTTAGTAGCTTTTTATCTCCACAAGCATACAGTGTGGCTGCTATTACTATTGCTAACGGTAGTGATAATGTAGGGATTTATATGCCATTATTTGCTAATAGTGCTATTTCTGAGTTACTAGTAATCATTGCCGTCTTCTTACTGCTGGTTGGTGTCTGGTGTTATGTCACTTATAAACTAACTTGTCAAAGTGCGATCGCAACTTTACTCACACGTTATGGTAATAATTTTGTTCCCTTTATTTTGATAGGCTTAGGTGTGTTTATTATCTTAGACAGTGCGGCGCTAACCCCAATTGTCTTGACAGTAGCTTGTCTGGGTTTAATGGGATTAATCAAAATCATTCAAACTTCCAAACTCAAAACTCAAAGTTTATAG
- a CDS encoding DUF1003 domain-containing protein, giving the protein MKTATKTLSNSVNAQIVENTQVVETAPQTSTEQLTQGQRLADKLANQVGSWKFLICQSTILAGWVGMNLAPGVPHWDESPFIMLNLVFSFASAYTAPIVLMSQNRQSDTDRRNAEIDHQVNLRASQNIELLHQKLDELHSQKLNELTQIIKEQQQVIHELKVTLIHTPKENKEVRVAGLPGLHIQTNSKFTKQPSSNKSFTVTQQLGDNNKVLEKLTH; this is encoded by the coding sequence ATGAAGACCGCCACAAAAACATTATCAAATAGCGTTAATGCCCAAATCGTAGAAAACACTCAAGTTGTAGAAACAGCGCCACAGACATCGACAGAACAATTAACACAAGGACAACGGCTGGCGGATAAATTAGCTAATCAAGTAGGTTCTTGGAAGTTTCTGATTTGTCAAAGCACGATTTTGGCAGGATGGGTGGGAATGAACTTAGCACCAGGGGTTCCTCACTGGGATGAGTCACCGTTCATTATGCTCAACCTAGTGTTTTCATTTGCTTCAGCCTATACAGCACCCATTGTATTGATGAGTCAGAATCGCCAGTCTGACACCGATCGCAGAAATGCGGAAATCGACCATCAAGTTAATCTGAGAGCTAGTCAAAATATTGAACTGCTACATCAAAAATTGGATGAATTACACTCTCAAAAGCTCAACGAACTAACTCAAATTATCAAAGAACAGCAACAAGTAATTCATGAGCTTAAAGTCACTTTAATCCATACTCCAAAAGAAAATAAAGAAGTTAGAGTAGCTGGATTGCCAGGCTTACATATTCAAACCAACAGTAAATTTACAAAACAACCTTCTAGCAATAAATCTTTTACTGTTACTCAGCAATTAGGTGATAACAACAAAGTTTTGGAAAAGCTAACTCACTAA
- a CDS encoding iron uptake porin has protein sequence MQKFLWHSLLFSPVIFDLLIVAVPAMGSGVPVNQASQFGNAESMGQVTSVSQLSDVQPTDWAFGALQSLVERYGCIAGYPNQTYRGNRALTRYEFAAGLNACLNQINQLIATSTADLVNKEDLATLQKLQEEYAAELQTVRGRIDALEARTATLESQQFSTTTKLRGEVIFALASVFGSDRAINTDAQNAGATRQGLNENIIFADRVRLNFDTSFTGKDRLRVRLQGRNITSFNTGVTGTNQTRLGFDGNESNNVSVSALYYRFPISNSTMASIATEGLEYIDEVPPLSRNFDASGSGALSRFGRYNPIYRAAEGPGIIVNHKFNSALTLTAGYVVPSGVGNDPNNGRGIFNGTYSALGQVTFQPISPLSLAFTYVNAYYTDGIGVSGSTGTGFANNPFNGARTSVNNYSVTANYRFSPKFTLTAWGGYTNAQAENTAVARSNAEIWNWAVQLGFADLGKKGNFGGIVFGAPPYVASNQFISGANRRRDDDVTYHLEAFYRYKVNDNIAITPGLISIFNPEGNSNNPNIYVGVVRTTFTF, from the coding sequence GTGCAAAAGTTTTTGTGGCATTCTTTGTTATTTAGCCCAGTGATTTTTGACTTGTTGATAGTTGCAGTACCAGCAATGGGATCTGGTGTACCTGTCAATCAAGCATCCCAATTTGGTAATGCTGAGAGTATGGGACAAGTAACCTCAGTTTCCCAGCTTTCTGATGTTCAGCCTACAGATTGGGCTTTTGGCGCATTGCAATCTTTGGTTGAGCGATATGGTTGTATTGCAGGTTATCCCAACCAAACTTATCGGGGTAATCGTGCTTTGACTCGTTATGAGTTTGCAGCTGGTTTAAATGCTTGTTTGAATCAGATCAATCAACTTATAGCTACGAGTACAGCTGATTTAGTCAACAAAGAAGACCTCGCAACATTGCAAAAGCTACAAGAAGAATATGCAGCTGAGTTGCAAACTGTACGCGGTCGGATTGATGCTCTAGAAGCTCGTACCGCAACATTAGAATCACAGCAATTTTCTACAACTACCAAACTGCGAGGAGAAGTAATTTTTGCGTTAGCTAGTGTGTTTGGTTCTGATAGAGCCATTAACACTGATGCTCAAAATGCTGGTGCTACCAGACAAGGACTTAACGAAAATATAATATTTGCCGATCGCGTCCGGTTAAACTTTGATACTAGCTTTACTGGTAAAGATCGCCTAAGAGTGAGGTTACAAGGGAGAAACATCACTTCATTTAATACAGGTGTGACTGGTACTAACCAAACTCGTTTAGGGTTTGATGGTAATGAATCCAACAATGTCAGTGTATCAGCGCTGTATTACCGTTTCCCCATAAGTAACTCTACAATGGCTAGCATTGCCACCGAAGGGTTGGAATATATTGATGAAGTACCTCCCCTCAGCCGCAACTTTGATGCTAGTGGTTCAGGTGCGTTATCTCGCTTTGGACGTTATAACCCCATTTATCGGGCGGCAGAAGGGCCGGGTATCATCGTTAATCACAAGTTCAACAGTGCTTTAACTCTCACTGCTGGCTACGTTGTACCATCTGGTGTTGGCAACGATCCCAATAACGGTAGAGGCATTTTTAATGGTACTTACTCCGCATTAGGTCAAGTTACTTTTCAGCCTATCTCACCATTAAGTTTGGCTTTTACTTATGTCAACGCCTATTACACCGATGGTATTGGAGTTTCAGGTAGTACTGGCACTGGTTTTGCCAATAACCCCTTCAACGGTGCGCGTACTTCTGTAAATAACTACAGTGTAACTGCCAATTATAGATTCAGTCCGAAGTTTACCCTGACTGCTTGGGGCGGCTACACTAATGCCCAAGCAGAGAATACAGCAGTTGCGAGGAGTAATGCAGAGATTTGGAATTGGGCTGTTCAGCTAGGCTTTGCCGATTTGGGTAAAAAAGGAAACTTTGGTGGAATTGTATTTGGTGCGCCACCTTACGTTGCTAGCAATCAATTTATTAGTGGTGCTAACCGCCGCAGAGACGACGATGTCACCTATCATTTAGAGGCGTTCTATAGATATAAGGTGAATGACAACATTGCTATTACCCCAGGATTGATATCCATCTTTAATCCTGAAGGTAACAGCAATAACCCAAATATATATGTGGGAGTAGTGCGTACAACCTTTACTTTCTAA
- the phnC gene encoding phosphonate ABC transporter ATP-binding protein, protein MTSNVAIEVSNLSKSFKGKMALKHLSCSINEGEMVALIGASGSGKSTLLRHMNGLHVGDVGTVYTFGTVLQSKGKLHSKIRFLRSQIGCIFQQFNLVNRLTVIENVLVGNLARLSTLRSALHLFTKEEKAKALAALERVGILEHAYKRASMLSGGQQQRVAIARCLVQGAKIILADEPIASLDPESARKVMELLVQLNRQSGITVIASLHQIQMVRGYFERAIALKDGEVMFDGATVELNDDKLNEIYGKAAQELVLRGHGELLV, encoded by the coding sequence ATGACCAGCAACGTGGCAATAGAAGTTAGTAATCTTTCCAAGAGTTTCAAAGGTAAAATGGCACTCAAACATTTATCTTGCTCTATTAATGAGGGAGAAATGGTTGCCCTAATAGGTGCCTCTGGCTCTGGCAAATCTACCCTCCTGCGCCACATGAATGGCTTGCATGTCGGAGATGTAGGGACAGTCTATACTTTTGGTACTGTTTTACAAAGTAAGGGAAAATTACACTCAAAAATTAGGTTTTTACGAAGTCAAATAGGCTGTATATTCCAACAGTTTAATTTAGTTAATCGACTCACAGTTATCGAAAATGTTCTGGTGGGTAACTTAGCCAGATTGTCTACTTTACGTTCAGCATTACATTTATTTACTAAAGAAGAAAAAGCGAAAGCGCTAGCTGCTCTAGAGCGAGTAGGGATTCTAGAACATGCTTACAAACGAGCATCGATGCTTTCTGGAGGACAACAGCAACGAGTTGCGATCGCACGTTGTTTAGTACAAGGGGCGAAAATTATCCTCGCAGACGAACCCATAGCCTCGCTAGATCCTGAGTCTGCAAGGAAAGTTATGGAATTACTAGTACAGCTAAACCGTCAAAGCGGAATTACTGTAATAGCTTCTTTACATCAGATTCAGATGGTACGAGGTTATTTTGAGCGAGCGATCGCTCTCAAAGATGGAGAAGTAATGTTTGATGGCGCAACCGTAGAACTAAATGACGACAAGCTCAATGAGATTTATGGCAAAGCTGCTCAGGAACTTGTTTTGAGAGGACACGGAGAACTTTTAGTGTAA
- the phnD gene encoding phosphonate ABC transporter substrate-binding protein — MKRRTFIEQAALFSASLVGTQLFSQSTSNWIEPVQAASITELNFGIISTESQANQRPLWEPFIAALSKSIGIPVKAFYATQYAGVIEAMRFGKVQVAWYGGKSYIEAARIANAEVFAQVVNADGTKGYYSYLIANKDNPITAAAKKQGGDKYVVKNASKLTFAFNEPNSTSGFLVPSYYVFAKNKIDPKKAFKRLIFAGNHEATALAVANKQVDVATNNSEALDRLEKTNPTARKKIDIIWTSPVIPSDPIAYRKDLPEDVKKKLRSFFYSYKDRQILAPFNWSGFVAAQDKTWNGIRELDIAKKVLDLQAQESLSDADKKKLNDLNNQLRALQGR, encoded by the coding sequence ATGAAAAGACGGACATTCATTGAACAAGCTGCTCTATTTAGTGCCTCATTAGTAGGGACTCAATTATTTTCACAATCTACTTCTAACTGGATTGAACCAGTACAAGCTGCATCTATTACAGAACTCAACTTTGGTATTATCTCTACAGAATCGCAAGCCAACCAAAGGCCTTTGTGGGAACCTTTCATTGCTGCTTTATCAAAATCAATCGGCATTCCTGTTAAAGCCTTCTATGCTACGCAATATGCAGGGGTAATAGAAGCGATGCGTTTTGGCAAAGTGCAAGTAGCTTGGTATGGTGGCAAATCCTATATTGAAGCAGCAAGGATTGCTAATGCAGAAGTATTTGCTCAAGTTGTGAATGCAGATGGTACAAAAGGCTATTATTCTTATTTAATCGCCAATAAGGACAATCCCATTACTGCCGCAGCTAAAAAACAAGGTGGTGATAAATATGTTGTCAAAAATGCTTCTAAACTTACATTTGCGTTCAATGAACCAAACTCAACTTCTGGGTTTTTAGTACCAAGCTACTATGTATTTGCAAAAAACAAAATTGACCCCAAAAAAGCATTTAAACGGTTAATTTTTGCAGGTAATCATGAAGCAACTGCTCTTGCTGTTGCTAATAAGCAAGTAGATGTTGCAACCAATAATAGCGAAGCTTTAGACAGGCTAGAAAAAACAAACCCCACAGCTCGGAAAAAAATTGACATTATATGGACATCACCAGTAATTCCTAGCGATCCCATTGCTTACCGCAAGGATTTACCAGAAGATGTCAAAAAGAAACTCCGTAGCTTCTTCTATAGCTATAAAGATAGACAAATCTTAGCCCCTTTTAATTGGTCTGGTTTTGTAGCAGCCCAAGATAAAACATGGAATGGAATTCGCGAGTTAGATATTGCTAAAAAGGTTTTAGATTTACAAGCTCAAGAGAGTTTGAGTGATGCAGATAAGAAGAAATTGAACGACCTGAATAACCAATTACGGGCACTTCAAGGACGTTAA
- the phnE gene encoding phosphonate ABC transporter, permease protein PhnE gives MIKNINNLQNLQNISGKTSPAVIEMLEQEAKLVTISKLFFLLVIFGVLIFSYRQSEINLTLLSQGKDNMGEYIKSYFPPNFSDWKYYLSETIITISMGIWGTLMAAIAAVPLSILASNNMFPVWVVQFTRRLLDAMRAINEIVFALIFVVAVGLGPFAGVLALFVHTTGTLGKLFSEAVESIEPGPVEGIRATGANQIQEVIYGVIPQVLPLWTSFTLYRFESNVRSASVLGIVGAGGIGVSLYQSFGAFEYQKVCAILIILIVATGTIDLLSAKIREWLV, from the coding sequence ATGATAAAAAATATTAATAATTTACAAAATTTGCAAAATATATCTGGTAAGACTTCCCCAGCAGTTATAGAGATGTTAGAGCAAGAGGCAAAACTAGTTACTATTAGCAAACTATTTTTTTTGCTAGTTATTTTTGGTGTTTTGATTTTTTCTTATAGACAAAGTGAAATAAATTTAACCTTGTTGTCACAAGGTAAAGACAACATGGGAGAGTACATAAAATCTTATTTCCCTCCAAATTTTAGCGATTGGAAATATTATCTATCAGAAACTATTATTACTATTTCAATGGGAATTTGGGGAACTTTAATGGCTGCGATCGCAGCTGTTCCTCTTTCCATACTTGCATCTAACAATATGTTTCCAGTCTGGGTTGTACAATTCACACGCCGCCTCTTAGATGCAATGCGTGCTATTAACGAAATTGTTTTTGCACTAATATTTGTAGTTGCTGTAGGATTGGGGCCATTTGCAGGTGTATTGGCTTTATTTGTTCATACTACAGGTACTTTAGGTAAGCTCTTTTCCGAAGCTGTAGAATCAATTGAACCTGGCCCAGTTGAAGGGATTAGAGCCACTGGTGCAAATCAAATTCAAGAAGTCATTTATGGTGTGATTCCTCAAGTATTACCTTTATGGACTTCTTTTACTCTCTATAGATTTGAGTCCAATGTGCGTTCCGCTTCTGTATTAGGAATTGTCGGTGCTGGTGGTATTGGCGTTTCGCTATATCAAAGCTTTGGCGCATTTGAATATCAAAAAGTTTGTGCAATTCTGATTATTTTAATTGTTGCTACTGGCACAATTGATTTGCTTTCCGCAAAAATTAGAGAGTGGTTGGTTTAA
- the phnF gene encoding phosphonate metabolism transcriptional regulator PhnF, which translates to MPVYIQIADQIRQNIHHGVYQVGEQLPTETKLAEQFAVNRHTIRQAIALLKNEGLLRVDRGRGTFVAAKTIRYAIGKRVRYNQTLKAQGWQARFQLLRILEVPADDAIAKGLEITYGEPVALIERLGFADEEPISVGTGYFPLKRFPDFLEPKNIKILQEQQSISQLLQQIYGCDHIRRSTCVSARLVQPQDAKWLQLPLNQPILLAESVNVDQTGNVIEYGVTRLRGDRMELFFENNLLDD; encoded by the coding sequence ATGCCTGTATATATTCAAATTGCTGACCAAATCAGACAAAATATTCATCATGGGGTTTATCAAGTTGGCGAACAACTACCAACAGAAACCAAGTTAGCGGAACAGTTTGCAGTTAATCGCCATACCATTAGACAAGCGATCGCACTCCTAAAAAATGAGGGATTATTACGAGTTGATAGAGGAAGAGGGACTTTTGTCGCCGCTAAAACTATCCGCTACGCCATTGGTAAGCGTGTGCGCTATAACCAAACCTTGAAAGCGCAGGGTTGGCAAGCGAGGTTTCAATTATTGCGTATATTAGAAGTACCTGCGGATGATGCGATCGCCAAAGGATTAGAGATTACTTATGGTGAACCTGTAGCATTAATTGAACGTTTAGGTTTTGCAGATGAAGAACCCATTAGTGTAGGAACGGGGTATTTTCCCCTGAAGCGATTTCCTGATTTTTTAGAGCCAAAAAATATCAAAATTTTGCAAGAACAACAATCAATTTCTCAGCTTTTACAACAGATATATGGATGCGATCATATTCGCCGTAGTACCTGCGTTTCTGCTCGTTTAGTTCAGCCACAAGATGCTAAATGGTTACAGCTACCACTCAATCAACCTATTCTTTTAGCCGAATCAGTAAACGTCGATCAAACAGGTAATGTAATTGAATATGGCGTAACAAGATTGCGAGGCGATCGCATGGAATTGTTTTTTGAAAATAATTTATTAGATGACTGA
- the phnG gene encoding phosphonate C-P lyase system protein PhnG: MPTVSERQAWMATLAKAELDIFEKLVNKLDNLPEYSFLRSPEIGLAMVRGRAGGTGEAFNLGEITMTRCVVQLENQGEEAIAGFGYVAGRSHRHAELAALCDALLQTPHWCDRIQAEVIQPLQIESQKQQELQQRQTEATKVNFFTMVRGE; this comes from the coding sequence ATGCCTACTGTGAGCGAGCGACAAGCATGGATGGCAACATTAGCGAAGGCTGAGTTAGATATATTTGAAAAATTGGTCAATAAGTTAGATAATTTGCCTGAATATAGCTTTTTACGCTCTCCAGAAATTGGACTGGCGATGGTGCGGGGACGTGCTGGCGGTACAGGGGAGGCGTTTAATTTAGGCGAAATTACCATGACTCGATGTGTTGTGCAGTTAGAGAATCAAGGAGAAGAAGCGATCGCAGGATTTGGATATGTCGCTGGGCGATCGCACCGCCATGCAGAATTAGCAGCTTTATGTGATGCATTACTACAAACTCCACATTGGTGCGATCGCATTCAAGCTGAAGTCATTCAACCCTTGCAAATAGAAAGCCAAAAGCAGCAGGAACTTCAACAACGCCAAACAGAAGCGACAAAGGTTAATTTCTTCACAATGGTGAGAGGGGAATAA
- the phnH gene encoding phosphonate C-P lyase system protein PhnH: MTKVTQLPGLQDSIHDAQRTFRALLDAHARPGIAYQITAQMSVPAGLTAACGAACLTLLDLDVVVWLQPSFDAQVKAWLLFHSGCRFTQYPEEAEFALIQDLAALPELPIFNWGTAEKPEASTTLLVQIENFEMGEPVILTGPGILEERVIAPTIPSDFWNFLTQNHQAYPQGVDVFLFTENAVIGLPRTSNSKFKMKEI; the protein is encoded by the coding sequence ATGACTAAAGTTACACAATTACCAGGGTTACAAGATTCGATTCATGATGCACAAAGGACGTTTCGGGCGTTGTTGGATGCTCATGCACGTCCGGGGATAGCTTATCAGATAACAGCGCAAATGAGCGTACCTGCGGGTTTAACGGCTGCTTGTGGGGCTGCTTGTTTAACTTTATTGGATTTGGATGTTGTGGTTTGGTTACAACCGAGTTTTGATGCTCAAGTTAAAGCTTGGTTGTTGTTCCATAGTGGCTGTCGCTTTACGCAGTATCCAGAGGAAGCTGAATTTGCTTTAATTCAAGATTTAGCAGCGTTACCAGAATTACCTATTTTTAATTGGGGAACGGCTGAAAAACCGGAAGCTTCAACAACATTATTAGTACAGATAGAAAATTTTGAAATGGGAGAACCTGTAATTTTAACAGGGCCAGGAATTTTAGAAGAACGTGTTATTGCACCTACAATTCCCTCTGATTTTTGGAATTTCTTGACACAGAATCACCAAGCCTATCCGCAAGGTGTAGACGTATTTTTATTTACAGAAAATGCAGTAATAGGGCTACCTAGAACTAGTAATTCAAAATTCAAAATGAAAGAAATATGA